From the genome of Phaeodactylum tricornutum CCAP 1055/1 chromosome 9, whole genome shotgun sequence:
GCGACACATGACTTGCAAAGAAGACTCACGTTGTGATCGATTCCTTCGTGGGAACTTGCTGTCAGCAACTTTCGTCTGTCGAATTTCCACGACCGTAACGACAATGAAGCCACTTgctgctaactgtaagcgtcACCATTCTGAGACAGAGATTTTTGCTTTCCCGCATAGTCCTAGCCTAAACGAGAAATCACGCACATAACTATGTCcacttcttcttttccggaTGCTACAGACGCATTTGCAGCGCCGTCTTCAACCGTGGACCACAAAATTCGGTCGGATTTGGATACTGTCTCCGAGAAGATGGATTTCTGCGTCAGTTTACTGCGTCCAGGAGGCGGCAGCCCGGATCCTTCCGTCCGTGCCGACGAAACGCTGTTGCAGCTTATTGGCTTTCTAGAAGCCTGTACGCCTCGCATGGTGGAATTGGTCGAAGCCGCCGCGCAGGGAGCCTTAGACGAAGCCACTCTGATGCAATGTCTAGAAGTCAACGACCGGCTGACGAAACTCATGGCGGACATTGATACAGCCTTATTGATAGAATCTCCAGCCACTACGACCGTGGCTGCGGCACCAACGAGTGAACCGACCATCGATCTGGACGACTTGCTCCTGCACGACAGTACTCAAGAGGCACTTCAATTATCAGTACCGACGGCGGGGCTCAAATCAACGGGCGAAGATGATCCGTTTGCCGCGTTTGACAAGACACCTAAACCAGCATCATCATCCACCGCCCCAGTCTTGGCGCCGTCTAAtgacgaattcgacgacttcTTCACGGAacgcactcacagtcaacaaaagtAGGATACCAAAAATTGTATACACTTCATGGAGTTGATTTGACTAGTTGATATTCCATACTTTGTTAAAAACAGTTATTCAAAGTTTAGAATGATCTAGCAAGATTCTGGGTTTCTGTCTTACGCATTAGTACATAAAATTTGGATGCGTTGTTGGCTATAACACTTGTAAGATTTGGTTACTTCATCGTCCCAAGGTTTTGCGGTAGAAATCGTATCCGAGTGAGCCAACACACAATGCTATTGCACGTTCGTGTGTTCAATGCTTCATAAGAAGCAGTGAACCCACTGACCATTTCAAATACATAGGCCCCAAAGAACATGGACATGACTTTGGAAGGTGTCGACAAAGTATTGACCGCAGTGGTTTCTACCAATTGAGACCGCCTGTCTGAATTCATATTCAATAAAGACAATGGATACTTTGTCTGAAAATCGTGCTTCTGACTATTGGTTTTTCTATACTGTACAAAGGAGAGTAATGGCACTTCTTGGTGCTCTAGGGAAACAAGTGCTCAACCGCTCAGTGTGATACCGTGCTGTCAAATCGCGTACACTTGCTGTTTAAAAAGCAGNNNNNNNNNNNNNNNNNNNNNNNNNNNNNNNNNNNNNNNNNNNNNNNNNNNNNNNNNNNNNNNNNNNNNNNNNNNNNNNNNNNNNNNNNNNNNNNNNNNNNNNNNNNNNNNNNNNNNNNNNNNNNNNNNNNNNNNNNNNNNNNNNNNNNNNNNNNNNNNNNNNNNNNNNNNNNNNNNNNNNNNNNNNNNNNNNNNNNNNNNNNNNNNNNNNNNNNNNNNNNNNNNNNNNNNNNNNNNNNNNNNNNNNNNNNNNNNNNNNNNNNNNNNNNNNNNNNNNNNNNNNNNNNNNNNNNNNNNNNNNNNNNNNNNNNNNNNNNNNNNNNNNNNNNNNNNNNNNNNNNNNNNNNNNNNNNNNNNNNNNNNNNNNNNNNNNNNNNNNNNNNNNNNNNNNNNNNNNNNNNNNNNNNNNNNNNNNNNNNNNNNNNNNNNNNNNNNNNNNNNNNNNNNNNNNNNNNNNNNNNNNNNNNNNNNNNNNNNNNNNNNNNNNNNNNNNNNNNNNNNNNNNNNNNNNNNNNNNNNNNNNNNNNNNNNNNNNNNNNNNNNNNNNNNNNNNNNNNNNNNNNNNNNNNNNNNNNNNNNNNNNNNNNNNNNNNNNNNNNNNNNNNNNNNNNNNNNNNNNNNNNNNNNNNNNNNNNNNNNNNNNNNNNNNNNNNNNNNNNNNNNNNNNNNNNNNNNNNNNNNNNNNNNNNNNNNNNNNNNNNNNNNNNNNNNNNNNNNNNNNNNNNNNNNNNNNNNNNNNNNNNNNNNNNNNNNNNNNNNNNNNNNNNNNNNNNNNNNNNNNNNNNNNNNNNNNNNNNNNNNNNNNNNNNNNNNNNNNNNNNNNNNNNNNNNNNNNNNNNNNNNNNNNNNNNNNNNNNNNNNNNNNNNNNNNNNNNNNNNNNNNNNNNNNNNNNNNNNNNNNNNNNNNNNNNNNNNNNNNNNNNNNNNNNNNNNNNNNNNNNNNNNNNNNNNNNNNNNNNNNNNNNNNNNNNNNNNNNNNNNNNNNNNNNNNNNNNNNNNNNNNNNNNNNNNNNNNNNNNNNNNNNNNNNNNNNNNNNNNNNNNNNNNNNNNNNNNNNNNNNNNNNNNNNNNNNNNNNNNNNNNNNNNNNNNNNNNNNNNNNNNNNNNNNNNNNNNNNNNNNNNNNNNNNNNNNNNNNNNNNNNNNNNNNNNNNNNNNNNNNNNNNNNNNNNNNNNNNNNNNNNNNNNNNNNNNNNNNNNNNNNNNNNNNNNNNNNNNNNNNNNNNNNNNNNNNNNNNNNNNNNNNNNNNNNNNNNNNNNNNNNNNNNNNNNNNNNNNNNNNNNNNNNNNNNNNNNNNNNNNNNNNNNNNNNNNNNNNNNNNNNNNNNNNNNNNNNNNNNNNNNNNNNNNNNNNNNNNNNNNNNNNNNNNNNNNNNNNNNNNNNNNNNNNNNNNNNNNNNNNNNNNNNNNNNNNNNNNNNNNNNNNNNNNNNNNNNNNNNNNNNNNNNNNNNNNNNNNNNNNNNNNNNNNNNNNNNNNNNNNNNNNNNNNNNNNNNNNNNNNNNNNNNNNNNNNNNNNNNNNNNNNNNNNNNNNNNNNNNNNNNNNNNNNNNNNNNNNNNNNNNNNNNNNNNNNNNNNNNNNNNNNNNNNNNNNNNNNNNNNNNNNNNNNNNNNNNNNNNNNNNNNNNNNNNNNNNNNNNNNNNNNNNNNNNNNNNNNNNNNNNNNNNNNNNNNNNNNNNNNNNNNNNNNNNNNNNNNNNNNNNNNNNNNNNNNNNNNNNNNNNNNNNNNNNNNNNNNNNNNNNNNNNNNNNNNNNNNNNNNNNNNNNNNNNNNNNNNNNNNNNNNNNNNNNNNNNNNNNNNNNNNNNNNNNNNNNNNNNNNNNNNNNNNNNNNNNNNNNNNNNNNNNNNNNNNNNNNNNNNNNNNNNNNNNNNNNNNNNNNNNNNNNNNNNNNNNNNNNNNNNNNNNNNNNNNNNNNNNNNNNNNNNNNNNNNNNNNNNNNNNNNNNNNNNNNNNNNNNNNNNNNNNNNNNNNNNNNNNNNNNNNNNNNNNNNNNNNNNNNNNNNNNNNNNNNNNNNNNNNNNNNNNNNNNNNNNNNNNNNNNNNNNNNNNNNNNNNNNNNNNNNNNNNNNNNNNNNNNNNNNNNNNNNNNNNNNNNNNNNNNNNNNNNNNNNNNNNNNNNNNNNNNNNNNNNNNNNNNNNNNNNNNNNNNNNNNNNNNNNNNNNNNNNNNNNNNNNNNNNNNNNNNNNNNNNNNNNNNNNNNNNNNNNNNNNNNNNNNNNNNNNNNNNNNNNNNNNNNNNNNNNNNNNNNNNNNNNNNNNNNNNNNNNNNNNNNNNNNNNNNNNNNNNNNNNNNNNNNNNNNNNNNNNNNNNNNNNNNNNNNNNNNNNNNNNNNNNNNNNNNNNNNNNNNNNNNNNNNNNNNNNNNNNNNNNNNNNNNNNNNNNNNNNNNNNNNNNNNNNNNNNNNNNNNNNNNNNNNNNNNNNNNNNNNNNNNNNNNNNNNNNNNNNNNNNNNNNNNNNNNNNNNNNNNNNNNNNNNNNNNNNNNNNNNNNNNNNNNNNNNNNNNNNNNNNNNNNNNNNNNNNNNNNNNNNNNNNNNNNNNNNNNNNNNNNNNNNNNNNNNNNNNNNNNNNNNNNNNNNNNNNNNNNNNNNNNNNNNNNNNNNNNNNNNNNNNNNNNNNNNNNNNNNNNNNNNN
Proteins encoded in this window:
- a CDS encoding predicted protein, producing the protein MSTSSFPDATDAFAAPSSTVDHKIRSDLDTVSEKMDFCVSLLRPGGGSPDPSVRADETLLQLIGFLEACTPRMVELVEAAAQGALDEATLMQCLEVNDRLTKLMADIDTALLIESPATTTVAAAPTSEPTIDLDDLLLHDSTQEALQLSVPTAGLKSTGEDDPFAAFDKTPKPASSSTAPVLAPSNDEFDDFFTERTHSQQK